The Penicillium oxalicum strain HP7-1 chromosome VI, whole genome shotgun sequence genome window below encodes:
- a CDS encoding Protein arg-6: MLSLRSAVRRASTKPLRSFSAPQPALPLRSGVSARAVAGPLRRNVRAYSRTADAQPSSTRSTVVQLLSNIGSKREVQQYLSHFTSVSSQQFAVIKVGGAIITEHLQTLSSALAFLNHVGLYPIVVHGAGPQLNRMLEAAGVEPQFEDGIRVTDGKTLSLARKLFLEENMKLVEELERMGVRARPITAGVFSADYLDKPKYNLVGKINGVDKRPIESAIEAGCLPILTSMAETPDGQVLNVNADVAAGELARSLQPLKIVYLAEKGGLFNGDTGEKISVINLDEEYDHLMTQWWVRHGTRLKIKEMKDLLSDLPRSSSVAIIHPADLQKELFTDSGAGTLIRRGNKINVQNSLAAFGDLNALKDVLVRDREGLDARAVVDRYVEGMKERDFKIYYDDPMDALAVVLPPQQGSLMAHLATFTITKSGWLTNVADNVFASLKKDFPKLAWTVKEDDENLTWFFDKAEGSLSRDGEVLFWYGAENGDEVKQLVQEFTKHGRQMFGDINLEHRLHRAHEAAINISKGHGASGASMEQKRAFSSVSNALRASRMKRPAVAINAARTYATTTNPNPPLGEKNASNPQPAKVALIGARGYTGQALINLLNAHPNMDLRHVSSRELAGKKLQGYEKREIIYENLSPEDVQRMSANGDIDCWVMALPNGVCKPFVEAVDRGSEKGNVIVDLSADYRFDSNWTYGLPELVDRSKIARATRIANPGCYATAAQLGIAPLVPFLGGQPTTFGVSGYSGAGTKPSPKNDVNFLTNNLVPYSLTDHIHEREISAQLGTSIAFIPHVAVWFQGISVSSFIVPMSLFYVPYSDPASQHTISIPLNKEMTSRDIRNIYQDRYAGEKLVKITGEAPLVKDIAGRHGVEIGGFAVHSSGKRVVVCATIDNLLKGAATQCLQNMNLALGYSEYEGIPME; this comes from the exons ATGCTGTCCCTTCGCTCCGCCGTGCGGAGAGCTTCCACCAAGCCCCTCCGATCGTTCTCCGCGCCGCAGCCGGCCTTGCCTCTGCGCTCCGGGGTCTCTGCCCGCGCAGTTGCTGGACCTCTTCGCCGCAATGTCCGAGCCTACTCTCGCACCGCAGACGCTCAGCCAAGCTCCACCCGAAGCACTGTCGTTCAGCTGCTGAGCAACATTGGATCCAAGCGCGAGGTCCAGCAGTATCTGTCTCACTTCACCTCCGTCTCCTCGCAGCAGTTCGCCGTGATCAAGGTGGGCGGTGCAATCATCACCGAGCACCTGCAGACTTTGTCCTCCGCCCTCGCATTCCTGAATCATGTCGGCCTTTACCCCATTGTCGTCCACGGTGCCGGGCCTCAGCTCAATCGCATGCTGGAAGCCGCCGGTGTGGAGCCCCAGTTCGAGGATGGAATCCGGGTCACGGATGGCAAGACTCTTTCCTTGGCGCGCAAGCTCTTCCTGGAGGAGAACATGAAGCtggtggaggagctggagcgCATGGGTGTGCGTGCTCGTCCCATTACCGCTGGTGTCTTTTCTGCCGACTATCTGGACAAGCCCAAGTACAATCTGGTCGGAAAGATCAATGGTGTGGACAAGAGGCCCATTGAATCGGCCATTGAGGCGGGCTGCCTGCCCATTCTGACTTCGATGGCCGAGACCCCCGATGGCCAAGTACTCAACGTCAATGCTGACGTCGCCGCCGGTGAACTGGCTCGGTCGCTGCAGCCTCTCAAGATTGTGTACCTGGCTGAGAAGGGAGGTCTCTTCAATGGTGACACTGGCGAGAAGATCTCCGTCATCAACCTCGATGAAGAGTACGATCACCTGATGACCCAATGGTGGGTTCGTCACGGGACTCgcttgaagatcaaggaaatgaaggaTCTCTTGAGCGACCTGCCCCGCTCGTCCAGTGTTGCCATCATTCATCCGGCCGATCTTCAGAAGGAGCTCTTCACCGATTCGGGTGCCGGCACTCTCATCCGCCGAGGCAACAAGATCAACGTTCAGAACTCCCTGGCTGCGTTTGGCGATCTGAACGCCCTGAAGGATGTGCTGGTCCGAGATCGGGAGGGCCTGGATGCCCGTGCCGTCGTCGACCGCTACGTCGAGGGTATGAAGGAGCGTGACTTCAAGATCTACTACGACGATCCGATGGATGCGTTGGCCGTAGTCCTGCCACCCCAGCAGGGCTCCCTAATGGCCCACTTGGCCACCTTCACGATCACCAAGTCGGGCTGGTTGACCAACGTGGCTGACAATGTCTTTGCTAGTCTCAAGAAGGACTTCCCCAAGTTGGCTTGGACCGTcaaggaggatgatgagaaccTGACATGGTTCTTTGACAAGGCGGAAGGCAGTCTCAGCCGGGACGGCGAGGTTCTGTTCTGGTACGGTGCAGAGAACGGTGACGAGGTCAAGCAGCTCGTTCAGGAATTCACCAAGCACGGCCGCCAGATGTTCGGTGATATCAACCTTGAGCACCGTCTGCACCGTGCTCACGAGGCTGCTATCAATATCAGCAAGGGCCACGGTGCCAGCGGTGCCTCCATGGAGCAGAAGCGTGCCTTCTCCTCCGTGTCCAACGCCCTTCGTGCTTCCCGCATGAAGCGCCCGGCCGTTGCGATCAACGCGGCCCGAACCTatgccaccaccaccaacccCAACCCTCCTCTCGGTGAGAAGAACGCCTCCAACCCCCAGCCTGCCAAGGTTGCTCTGATTGGCGCTCGTGGCTACACTGGCCAGGCCCTGATCAACCTGCTCAATGCTCACCCTAACATGGACCTGCGCCATGTCTCTTCCCGGGAGCTGGCTGGCAAGAAGCTGCAAGGCTATGAGAAGCGTGAGATCATCTACGAGAACTTGAGCCCTGAGGATGTTCAGCGAATGTCTGCCAACGGCGACATTGACTGCTGGGTCATGGCACTCCCCAACGGTGTCTGCAAGCCTTTCGTCGAGGCTGTTGACCGTGGCTCTGAGAAGGGCAACGTGATCGTTGATTTGAGCGCCGACTACCGCTTCGACTCCAACTGGACCTACGGTCTGCCTGAGCTCGTTGACCGTTCCAAGATTGCCCGTGCCACTCGGATTGCCAACCCCGGTTGCTACGCCACAGCGGCACAGCTCGGCATTGCTCCCCTTGTGCCGTTCCTGGGTGGTCAGCCTACCACCTTCGGTGTCTCTGGGTACTCTGGTGCTGGCACCAAGCCCAGTCCCAAGAACGACGTCAACTTCCTCACCAACAACCTCGTGCCCTACAGTTTGACTGACCACATCCACGAGCGTGAGATCAGTGCTCAGCTTGGCACTAGCATTGCCTTCATTCCTCACGTCGCCGTCTGGTTCCAGGGTATTTCGGTAAGTTCCTTCATTGTACCCATGTCCTTGTTCTACGTTCCCTATTCTGACCCAGCCTCGCAGCATACCATCAGCATTCCCTTGAACAAGGAAATGACCTCTCGTGACATTCGAAACATCTACCAGGATCGCTACGCTGGTGAGAAGCTTGTCAAGATCACTGGCGAGGCCCCTCTTGTCAAGGATATTGCCGGTCGTCACGGGGTGGAGATCGGTGGCTTTGCCGTCCACTCCAGCGGCAAGCGCGTTGTGGTATGCGCCACCATCGACAACCTTCTCAAGGGTGCCGCCACTCAGTGCCTAC AGAACATGAACTTGGCTCTTGGCTACTCTGAGTATGAGGGCATTCCTATGGAATAA
- a CDS encoding Synaptobrevin, protein MSGEAPYDPYIPAGSSGAPGAASAQQNGNQRTAALQAQIDDTVGVMRENINKVSQRGERLDSLQDKTDNLAVSAQGFRRGANRVRKQMWWKDMKMRVCLVICVIVLLLVIIVPVAVTRH, encoded by the exons ATGTCCGGCGAAGCTCCCTACGACCCTTATATTCCCGCCGGCTCCAGCGGTGCCCCCGGAGCTGCCTCCGCGCAACAAAATGGCAACCAGCGCACAGCCGCTTTGCAGGCG CAAATCGACGATACTGTTGGAGTGATGCGTGAAAACATCAACAAGGTCTCTCAGCGCGGAGAGCGCCTTGACTCACTCCAGGACAAGACGGACAACTTGGCTGTGTCTGCTCAGGGCTTCCGCCGGGGTGCCAACCGAGTGCGCAAGCAAATGTGGTGGAAGGACATGAAGATGCGCGTATGTCTCGTTATCTGTGTGATCGTGCTCCTTCttgtcatcatcgtccccG TTGCCGTCACTCGTCACTAA
- a CDS encoding Chitin synthase regulatory factor 3, whose protein sequence is MAYPQRPAQRPPPMRQYDANSPVSPVSSRGYAPEFAYGGEYGERSGTPGGYELRPGGDRSAGGQDDPSYSYQAGPAGAPPHGSSQQPRSMRPPPGPVSPDARRPPMGYNDRRGYPGDRPPGPPGTSRSRPPGGRPPPPGGNFDSPFPAVPGGRDPRDRRGPPPRGGGGIENGMAAMDLNGRGIPPRPHTSNSNGRRPDMRQPPPRGPPPPTARGGYPPGPARAASSGRSDRTNRPYPDPMGPSMGPSPPSRSATMPSHMVAPNYPGQPSYREPDFSGAPMSEMPPPRPNTAGGMRAPRHPDYDMEFGLGAGAGGSLMPPIPPDPGSRVSYAPREFLDTYYEPTDDEPDMPNFDAIPNSRAGPTDEMGLETPKLAQTGPSPSSGTNYSGSRQNSIPNQFENAGFQFDIPSDGSSRPNHDRNMGPGQNGYGPEYPQTGPVHGPPQGYPAQQSPIYDENPDALPHHPVPFRPGHDQSAKPAPVRQYGSAPVANPMPGPGPGPGPATAPVPGNNPSAAPGPDQVAPQTAAAKIDENGPITHDELQKLQMKARGNPEDQGLQLLLAKKFVEASTVLVAENTHFDPKMKAKAQEKYILDAHKIVKKLASAGFAEAQFYLADCYGEGRLGLQVDAKEAFSLYLSAAKAGHAQSAYRVAVCCEIGAEEGGGTRRDPFKAVQWYKRAAALGDTPAMYKIGMINLKGLLGQKSNPREGVSWLKRAAERADEENPHALHELALMYQSASGNDIIVRDEAYASQLFHQAADLGYKFSQFRLGAVYEYGLLGCPVDNRMSIIWYTRAAAQGEHQSELALSGWYLTGSEGILQQNDTEAYLWARKAASAGLAKAEYAMGYYTEVGIGVTANLEDAKRWYWRAAAQGFPKARERLEDLRRGGGRYQKTRLSRSAVSKQSEGDCVLM, encoded by the exons ATGGCATACCCTCAGCGCCCTGCTCAACGCCCACCTCCCATGAGGCAGTACGACGCCAATAGTCCAGTATCACCTGTGTCGAGTCGCGGATATGCGCCCGAATTTGCGTATGGCGGTGAATATGGAGAAAGGTCCGGCACACCTGGAGGCTACGAACTGCGTCCCGGTGGTGACCGCAGCGCGGGAGGACAGGATGATCCAAGCTACAGTTACCAGGCTGGGCCCGCGGGGGCTCCGCCGCATGGCTCGTCGCAACAACCACGATCAATGCGCCCGCCGCCTGGACCAGTCTCCCCAGACGCTCGACGACCTCCGATGGGATATAACGACCGACGCGGCTATCCTGGGGATCGCCCCCCAGGGCCCCCAGGGACGAGCCGGTCTCGACCTC CCGGAGGTCGACCACCTCCCCCCGGAGGCAATTTCGACAGTCCGTTTCCCGCTGTCCCTGGCGGCCGAGACCCACGAGACCGACGcgggcctcctcctcgaggGGGAGGTGGTATCGAGAATGGTATGGCCGCTATGGATCTCAACGGCCGAGGGATTCCACCCAGGCCCCATACCTCAAATTCAAACGGACGACGACCTGATATGAGGCAGCCGCCACCAAGGGGTCCCCCTCCTCCTACAGCTCGGGGAGGATACCCTCCAGGGCCAGCCCGCGCGGCTAGCTCCGGTCGAAGTGATCGTACCAATCGACCATATCCGGACCCCATGGGGCCTTCAATGGGTCCAAGTCCACCCAGCCGCAGTGCGACCATGCCGTCCCATATGGTGGCTCCAAATTATCCTGGCCAGCCATCTTACAGGGAACCGGATTTCTCAGGAGCCCCGATGAGTGAGATGCCTCCACCACGACCCAACACGGCAGGTGGCATGAGAGCTCCACGGCACCCGGATTATGATATGGAATTTGGGCTCGGTGCTGGGGCTGGTGGCAGTCTAATGCCCCCAATTCCTCCTGATCCAGGAAGTCGGGTCTCTTACGCCCCGAGAGAATTCCTGGATACCTACTACGAGCCTACTGATGACGAACCCGATATGCCCAATTTCGACGCCATACCGAATTCACGAGCTGGCCCCACAGATGAGATGGGCTTAGAGACCCCCAAATTAGCACAAACCGgcccttcaccttcttcagGCACAAATTACTCTGGCTCGAGACAAAATTCTATTCCGAATCAATTTGAGAATGCTGGTTTCCAGTTCGACATACCCTCCGATGGATCTTCCAGGCCCAATCACGATAGGAATATGGGGCCCGGCCAAAACGGATATGGGCCGGAATATCCTCAAACCGGCCCAGTCCATGGACCACCTCAAGGCTACCCTGCGCAACAGTCCCCGATCTATGATGAAAATCCAGACGCTCTGCCTCACCACCCTGTGCCTTTTCGTCCAGGTCATGATCAATCGGCCAAGCCAGCGCCAGTGCGTCAATACGGTTCTGCACCGGTTGCAAACCCCATGCCcggtccaggtccaggtccaggtccagcgACTGCTCCCGTCCCTGGAAATAATCCTAGCGCTGCCCCTGGCCCTGATCAAGTGGCGCCTCAGACAGCCGCTGCCAAAATTGATGAAAATGGGCCAATCACACATGACGAACTTCAGAAGTTGCAGATGAAAGCACGAGGTAATCCTGAAGATCAAGGGCTCCAACTCCTGCTGGCGAAGAAATTTGTTGAGGCATCCACTGTCCTCGTGGCCGAAAACACTCACTTTGACCCCAAAATGAAAGCCAAGGCTCAGGAGAAGTACATCCTTGATGCCCACAAGATTGTTAAAAAACTGGCCTCGGCTGGTTTTGCTGAGGCACAGTTTTATCTAGCAGACTGTTACGGTGAAGGCCGGCTAGGCTTACAGGTTGATGCTAAGGAGGCGTTCTCCTTGTATCTCTCTGCAGCCAAGGCGGGCCACGCACAATCGGCTTATCGAGTCGCTGTTTGTTGCGAGATTGgtgctgaagaaggaggTGGTACTCGACGCGACCCGTTCAAGGCAGTACAATGGTACAAGCGTGCCGCAGCCTTGGGCGATACCCCTGCCATGTACAAGATCGGCATGATCAATCTGAAGGGGTTGCTGGGACAGAAGAGTAATCCGCGGGAGGGTGTCTCCTGGCTAAAGCGCGCCGCCGAGCGCGCGGACGAGGAGAATCCTCACGCCCTTCATGAATTGGCGCTCATGTACCAGAGTGCCAGTGGTAACGACATTATCGTCCGCGATGAAGCATACGCCTCTCAACTGTTCCATCAGGCTGCCGATCTGGGCTACAAGTTCTCGCAATTCCGCCTTGGTGCGGTCTACGAGTATGGTCTGTTGGGCTGTCCGGTAGATAACCGCATGAGCATCATATGGTACACCCGTGCGGCTGCTCAGGGTGAGCACCAGAGTGAGCTCGCTCTTAGCGGTTGGTACCTGACTGGGTCGGAAGGCATCTTGCAGCAGAACGACACGGAAGCGTATCTTTGGGCAAGGAAGGCAGCGTCTGCTGGCCTTGCCAAAGCTGAATACGCCATGGGATATTACACTGAAGTTGGCATCGGTGTCACGGCCAACCTGGAAGATGCGAAGCGGTGGTACTGGCGTGCTGCTG CACAGGGCTTCCCCAAGGCCCGCGAGCGTCTAGAGGATCTAAGAAGAGGAGGCGGTCGGTACCAGAAGACCCGCCTGTCTCGCTCCGCCGTCAGCAAGCAAAGTGAAGGGGACTGCGTCCTCATGTAA
- a CDS encoding NADH-ubiquinone oxidoreductase 10.5 kDa subunit → MSGKYVFSKGLKELRFLFCQSSEQSAATRAFINRAYPTMKKHNPHTPIMIREAAGTEPRVFARYALGKETQEALSGLSDSQIEERITNLVKQAS, encoded by the exons ATGTCTGGCAAATATGTCTTCTCCAAGGGCCTGAAGGAGCTCcgcttcctcttctgccAGTCCTCCGAGCAGAGCGCTGCTACAAG AGCTTTCATCAACCGCGCCTACCCTACCATGAAGAAGCACAACCCGCACACCCCCATCATGATCCGCGAGGCTGCCGGCACCGAGCCCCGAGTCTTTGCCCGATACG CCCTGGGCAAGGAGACTCAAGAAGCTCTCTCGG GTCTTTCCGACTCGCAGATTGAGGAGCGCATCACGAATCTGGTGAAGCAGGCTTCATAA
- a CDS encoding putative mitochondrial pyruvate carrier 2, producing MSSSRVGFRFLNSTRFAFRNASAPFRRPGAKGFRFQSSEAGTAEQQSAFQRMWNSPVGVKTVHFWAPVMKWALVIAGISDFNRPAEKLSLTQNCALMATGAIWTRWCLIIKPRNVLLAAVNFFLGCVGVVQVSRIFMWQRSQKGSSAEAAKELEQEAADSAKSVVHETEKAVKSVGEKAV from the exons ATGTCCTCGTCGCGCGTGGGCTTCCGCTTTTTAAACAGCACTCGCTTTGCTTTCCGCAATGCCTCTGCGCCTTTCCGCCGGCCGGGGGCCAAGGGCTTCCGCTTCCAGAGCTCCGAGGCCGGCACCGCAGAGCAGCAGAGTGCTTTCCAGCGCATGTGGAACAGCCCAGTTGGTGTCAAGACTGTGCACTTCTG GGCCCCCGTCATGAAG TGGGCTCTCGTCATCGCCGGTATCTCCGACTTCAATCGCCCTGCGGAAAAGCTTTCTTTGACTCAGAACTGTGCCTTGATGGCCACGGGAGCCATCTGGACCCGTTGGTGTCTGATCATCAAGCCCCGTAATGTCCT GCTCGCCGCCGTGAACTTCTTCCTCGGATGCGTTGGTGTCGTCCAAGTGTCCCGCATCTTCATGTGGCAGCGTAGCCAGAAGGGCTCATCGGCTGAGGCTGCCAAGGAACTCGAACAGGAAGCTGCCGACTCGGCCAAGTCTGTTGTGCACGAGACCGAGAAGGCAGTCAAGAGTGTTGGCGAGAAGGCCGTCTAA